Proteins found in one Nostoc sp. NIES-3756 genomic segment:
- a CDS encoding collagen-like protein, translating to MADCCAEIRNELAALRAEIARLNNRNNVDEYARQLAKEALKTAYLADANAYRALAGVDQVRAEIKELKALLVALAAAAALAAAAMAAASAASAAAAAAMAKATAALSKFAQLLDKIQALIDLAQSLLFLKQLVDEIRSGQLRLETALDALEMGVAALRGRASAPGRPGRDGQNGRPGQNGRPGTNGRDGRNGRDGQRGLPGSNGRDGRPGRDGQRGLPGSTGQRGLPGSNGRDGRNGRDGQRGLPGTNGRDGQRGLPGSNGQRGLPGSNGRDGTNGRNGTDGRNGVNGRDGTNGRNGTDGRNGVNGRDGTNGRNGNNGVNGRDGTNGRNGNNGVNGRDGQVTTIELTRVENTFKYIPIERPTPAPIVLVKNGIDGRPGRDGLNGRDGRDAIPLKPVPIPRNGIDGRPGLNGRPGLDGKNGLNGRNGTDGRNGTNGRNGTDGRNGTNGRNGTDGRNGTNGRNGTDGRNGTNGRNGTDGRTGTNGRNGTDGRNGTNGRNGTDGRTGTNGRNGTDGRNGTNGRNGTDGRNGTNGRNGTDGRNGVDGRNGIDGRNGVDGRNGLNGREGVDGKPGEDADVRFISIKVPTCVCELVDGEWKPKQVQTTVNAIANKTGTGSNANTIIAEYEELYKANSELCLAKNKEFEAHLSVPDYWQTRSPQKPQLAIQYAEDLGGGKVGRGRWTLVLPHYRYTETHQPKFPDYQKGSVRGVQVLSDNSKIIVWCKTETECLRVINALKQYVNPDYLKNIDPPQTTKSNKAYKEISVTPTLCQFFPQGQKDTTPQWSKKLRTKK from the coding sequence GTGGCTGATTGTTGCGCCGAAATTAGAAACGAACTTGCAGCTTTAAGAGCAGAAATTGCTCGTTTAAATAATAGAAATAATGTAGATGAATACGCAAGGCAATTAGCAAAAGAAGCATTAAAGACTGCTTATCTTGCTGATGCTAACGCCTATAGAGCTTTAGCAGGAGTAGACCAAGTTAGAGCCGAAATTAAAGAACTTAAAGCCCTGCTTGTTGCTCTTGCGGCCGCCGCCGCGTTGGCTGCTGCTGCTATGGCGGCCGCGTCTGCTGCTAGTGCAGCAGCTGCGGCGGCAATGGCTAAAGCTACAGCAGCATTAAGTAAGTTTGCTCAGTTATTAGACAAAATCCAAGCACTTATAGACTTGGCACAATCTCTGTTATTCCTCAAGCAGCTTGTTGACGAAATTCGTAGCGGTCAATTGCGCTTAGAGACTGCTTTAGATGCTTTGGAAATGGGTGTTGCAGCTTTGAGAGGAAGAGCATCGGCCCCAGGACGACCCGGACGAGACGGACAAAATGGTAGACCAGGACAAAACGGAAGACCGGGAACTAATGGTCGTGATGGTCGCAACGGACGGGATGGGCAACGCGGATTACCAGGAAGTAACGGCCGCGATGGACGACCGGGAAGAGATGGACAACGTGGTCTACCAGGAAGTACAGGTCAACGCGGTTTGCCAGGAAGTAATGGTCGTGATGGTCGCAACGGACGGGATGGGCAACGTGGTCTACCGGGAACTAATGGACGAGACGGTCAGCGCGGTTTGCCAGGAAGTAATGGGCAACGCGGACTACCGGGAAGTAATGGACGCGATGGCACTAACGGCAGAAATGGTACAGATGGCAGAAATGGTGTCAATGGTCGTGATGGCACTAACGGCAGAAATGGTACAGATGGCAGAAACGGTGTCAATGGGCGTGACGGCACTAACGGCAGAAATGGCAATAATGGTGTTAACGGTCGTGACGGCACTAACGGCAGAAATGGCAATAATGGTGTTAACGGTCGTGACGGTCAAGTAACCACGATTGAATTAACCAGAGTCGAAAATACTTTTAAATACATTCCTATTGAAAGACCTACACCAGCCCCAATTGTTTTAGTCAAAAATGGGATTGATGGCCGTCCTGGTCGAGACGGACTCAACGGCCGCGACGGACGTGACGCTATTCCTCTTAAACCAGTACCCATACCAAGAAATGGAATTGATGGTCGTCCTGGTCTGAATGGTCGTCCCGGTCTTGACGGTAAAAATGGTCTGAACGGTAGAAACGGCACAGACGGCAGAAACGGGACTAACGGTCGCAACGGCACAGACGGCAGGAATGGAACCAACGGTCGTAACGGCACAGACGGCAGAAACGGGACTAATGGTCGTAACGGCACAGACGGCAGGAATGGAACCAACGGTCGTAACGGTACTGACGGCAGAACTGGGACTAATGGTCGTAACGGCACAGACGGCAGGAATGGAACCAACGGTCGTAACGGTACTGACGGCAGAACTGGGACTAATGGTCGTAACGGTACAGATGGCAGAAACGGGACTAACGGTCGTAACGGTACTGACGGCAGGAATGGAACCAACGGTCGCAACGGCACGGATGGACGTAATGGCGTTGATGGGCGTAACGGTATTGATGGCCGCAATGGCGTTGACGGTAGGAATGGGCTAAACGGCCGCGAAGGTGTTGACGGTAAACCAGGTGAGGACGCTGATGTGAGGTTTATATCAATTAAAGTTCCTACTTGTGTGTGTGAATTGGTAGACGGTGAGTGGAAACCGAAACAAGTACAAACAACTGTCAATGCGATCGCTAACAAAACTGGCACTGGTAGCAATGCCAATACCATCATTGCTGAGTATGAAGAATTGTATAAAGCCAATTCTGAACTTTGTTTAGCCAAAAATAAAGAATTTGAAGCTCATCTTTCAGTTCCCGACTATTGGCAGACTCGCAGCCCACAAAAACCACAATTAGCCATTCAATATGCTGAAGACTTAGGAGGTGGAAAAGTTGGGCGAGGTAGATGGACTTTGGTACTACCACACTACAGATATACCGAAACACACCAACCAAAGTTCCCAGATTATCAAAAGGGCAGTGTTAGAGGTGTTCAAGTTCTTAGTGATAATTCAAAAATTATTGTTTGGTGTAAAACTGAAACTGAATGCTTACGAGTAATCAACGCTTTAAAACAATATGTAAATCCTGATTACTTAAAAAATATAGATCCACCACAAACAACAAAATCAAATAAAGCTTACAAAGAGATTTCCGTAACTCCTACACTGTGCCAATTCTTTCCACAGGGTCAGAAAGACACTACACCTCAATGGAGTAAGAAGTTGAGGACTAAGAAATGA
- a CDS encoding tyrosine-type recombinase/integrase, which yields MKVNRHGQAAIFSDKDFESILANMPGENHKMILRLAYWTAGRAGEVCSLMTSDVYNGDGKPLKRVTYRASQTKTNKTRQVPIHKNLRELLINYWKINQPDTTGYLFPGGEGEHLQLQSFDDALRRAVAKSKLTGCGYSTHSARRTILTAMARRGMALSIIQKFSGHTTISSLERYIDIEESDLELAIANF from the coding sequence ATGAAGGTAAATCGGCACGGGCAAGCTGCTATTTTTTCAGATAAGGATTTTGAATCTATTCTGGCGAATATGCCGGGAGAAAATCACAAGATGATTTTGCGTCTGGCTTATTGGACGGCTGGTCGTGCTGGTGAGGTTTGTAGTTTGATGACTAGTGATGTTTATAACGGTGATGGTAAACCCCTCAAGCGGGTAACTTACCGGGCATCACAGACTAAAACTAATAAAACTCGCCAAGTGCCAATTCATAAAAACTTACGCGAACTGCTAATTAACTACTGGAAAATTAACCAGCCGGATACCACAGGTTACTTGTTCCCCGGTGGTGAGGGTGAGCATTTGCAGTTACAGAGTTTTGATGATGCTTTGCGTCGCGCGGTGGCTAAGTCCAAGCTGACCGGGTGCGGGTATTCTACGCATTCAGCTAGGCGGACTATCCTCACTGCTATGGCCCGCCGGGGGATGGCACTATCTATTATTCAAAAGTTTTCGGGACACACTACGATATCTAGCCTGGAAAGATATATCGATATTGAGGAATCTGACCTTGAGTTGGCGATCGCCAATTTTTAA
- a CDS encoding shikimate dehydrogenase: protein MITGKTKLLGVIGHPVEHSLSPVMHNAALAQLGLDYAYLPFPIAPDNLEVAIAGLASIGVVGFSVTIPHKQAIIPLLDEISPVAQAIGAVNTVTRRGNQWVGTNTDIEGFISPLQSTYQQDWTQKIAVILGNGGAARAVVAGCHQLGFAEIHVVGRNVQRLEEFRHSWENSTVGENLQVHSWDHLAKLIPQANLLVNTTPIGMYPKIDESPLIIEELADLPEGAIAYDLIYIPQPTQFLQKAQQQGAIAIDGLEMLVQQGVAALKIWLQQEDIPVDIMRQALKKQLGLGE from the coding sequence ATGATTACAGGCAAAACTAAACTATTAGGGGTAATTGGACATCCGGTGGAACATTCGCTGTCACCGGTGATGCACAATGCAGCTTTAGCACAATTGGGTTTAGATTATGCGTATCTGCCTTTTCCTATAGCACCGGATAATTTAGAAGTGGCGATCGCAGGTTTGGCTAGTATTGGTGTAGTCGGGTTTAGTGTGACGATTCCCCATAAACAAGCTATTATTCCCCTGCTTGACGAAATTAGTCCTGTTGCTCAAGCTATTGGTGCGGTGAATACTGTTACCCGTAGAGGTAATCAATGGGTAGGAACGAACACAGATATAGAAGGGTTTATCTCTCCTTTGCAAAGCACCTATCAGCAAGATTGGACTCAGAAAATTGCTGTGATTTTAGGGAATGGTGGTGCGGCTAGGGCTGTGGTTGCAGGTTGTCATCAACTGGGTTTTGCAGAAATTCATGTAGTGGGACGGAATGTACAACGTTTAGAAGAATTTCGCCACAGTTGGGAAAATTCAACCGTTGGAGAGAATTTACAAGTCCATAGCTGGGATCACTTAGCAAAACTGATTCCGCAAGCAAACCTTCTGGTAAATACTACCCCGATAGGGATGTATCCTAAAATCGATGAGTCGCCTTTAATTATAGAGGAGTTGGCAGATTTACCAGAAGGTGCAATTGCCTATGATTTAATCTATATTCCTCAACCTACGCAATTTCTGCAAAAAGCACAACAACAAGGTGCAATTGCGATCGACGGTTTAGAAATGTTGGTTCAGCAAGGAGTTGCAGCGTTAAAAATCTGGTTGCAGCAAGAAGATATCCCAGTAGATATCATGCGTCAAGCATTGAAAAAGCAATTGGGTTTGGGGGAATAG
- a CDS encoding DUF2278 family protein, with translation MPLKNYGVLKSRALNRKLGEGPSPHYQVLVTDNKQKHRIAINVKSQQSPSELLYLVDENFSHPMTKELLELDFGFYELPRQPGGIALDYIRGNLFDPKQMKPLPYNVPGPDNDLNELLELYIARAIASTDAILYPFGERWGPEIDIKDKYFGFLPGNGIHDIHMNQGNAAQFQRDNGVWQDGGLLIHYPTRNQWVGIFLAFQSQAFHTDDITGNRIDDTDIITPVVTTGAVRIVAALVNPLGEDVNKETVSLINISQQTVDLNGWSLADRSKHKQPLEGAINPGEVLRVTIDSDSIQIDNNGGIITLLDDKGIKIHGVSYTRKQAQKQGWTIVF, from the coding sequence ATGCCCTTAAAGAATTACGGTGTATTAAAAAGCCGTGCGCTAAATCGTAAGTTGGGTGAAGGCCCTAGTCCTCATTACCAAGTACTTGTAACCGACAACAAGCAAAAGCACCGCATTGCTATTAACGTTAAGTCGCAGCAAAGCCCTTCAGAATTACTTTATCTTGTGGATGAAAATTTCTCCCATCCCATGACTAAGGAATTGCTAGAGTTAGATTTTGGCTTCTATGAGTTACCACGCCAACCAGGGGGAATTGCTTTAGATTATATCCGGGGAAATTTGTTTGACCCCAAACAGATGAAGCCTTTGCCTTACAATGTACCTGGGCCTGACAATGATTTGAATGAATTGTTGGAATTATACATTGCCCGAGCGATCGCATCCACCGATGCAATCCTTTATCCTTTTGGGGAACGATGGGGGCCAGAAATTGATATCAAAGACAAATATTTCGGATTTCTCCCAGGTAATGGTATTCACGACATCCACATGAACCAGGGTAACGCCGCCCAATTTCAAAGAGATAATGGCGTTTGGCAAGATGGCGGACTACTAATTCACTACCCAACCAGAAATCAATGGGTGGGTATATTTTTAGCCTTCCAATCTCAAGCATTCCACACAGACGATATCACAGGTAACAGAATAGATGACACAGATATCATCACACCAGTTGTTACCACTGGTGCAGTTCGGATTGTTGCGGCATTAGTGAATCCGCTAGGGGAAGACGTAAATAAAGAGACAGTGAGTTTAATTAATATTTCACAGCAAACAGTGGATTTGAATGGTTGGTCATTAGCAGATAGATCCAAGCATAAACAACCTTTAGAGGGTGCAATTAATCCTGGTGAAGTCCTCAGAGTAACTATTGATAGTGATAGTATCCAAATAGACAACAATGGTGGTATTATCACCCTCTTAGATGACAAAGGCATCAAGATTCACGGCGTTTCCTACACGAGAAAACAGGCACAGAAGCAAGGTTGGACAATTGTGTTTTGA
- the psbP gene encoding photosystem II reaction center PsbP — MWKKFLFMLLLVLSFSLSNPNVAQAAGYKSFVDTADGYEFSYPNGWLQVKVANGPDVVFHDLIEISENVSVVISPVPENKTLKELGTPTEVGYKLGKAALAPPDSGRSAELVNASEKESQGKTYYNLEYLVKLPNQQERHNIASVSVSRGKLFTFNASIPEKRWRKVKRSMEEVVNSFTVY; from the coding sequence ATGTGGAAAAAATTTTTATTTATGTTGCTGTTGGTGTTGAGTTTTAGCCTCAGTAACCCTAATGTAGCTCAGGCGGCCGGATACAAAAGCTTTGTAGATACTGCCGATGGCTATGAGTTTTCATACCCTAATGGCTGGTTGCAGGTAAAAGTTGCTAACGGCCCCGATGTGGTGTTTCACGATTTAATCGAGATTTCTGAAAATGTTTCTGTAGTAATTAGTCCAGTTCCAGAGAACAAAACTTTAAAGGAATTGGGTACACCTACAGAAGTAGGTTATAAACTAGGAAAAGCAGCCTTAGCACCTCCAGATTCTGGTCGTTCAGCTGAACTAGTTAACGCTTCAGAAAAAGAATCACAAGGTAAAACTTACTACAATCTTGAGTATTTAGTAAAACTTCCCAATCAGCAAGAGCGCCACAACATCGCTAGTGTGTCTGTGAGCCGTGGCAAGCTTTTCACCTTTAACGCTTCCATTCCTGAAAAACGTTGGCGAAAAGTTAAACGGTCAATGGAAGAAGTTGTAAATTCCTTCACCGTATATTGA
- the def gene encoding peptide deformylase encodes MPSEIAVEKKKLKNPPLQLHYLGDRALRQPAKRITKVDDEIRQLIRDMLQTMYSNDGIGLAAPQVGINKQLIVIDCEPDNPDNPPLVLINPTIKQVSREICAAQEGCLSIPGVYMDVKRPEVVEISYKDENGRPQTLKAGDLLGRCIQHEMDHLNGVVFVDRVDNSLTLAQELSKNGFSYQAVKPVA; translated from the coding sequence ATGCCTTCTGAAATTGCTGTTGAGAAAAAAAAGTTAAAAAATCCACCTTTGCAACTCCACTATTTAGGCGATCGCGCGCTGCGTCAACCAGCCAAGCGGATCACGAAAGTAGATGATGAGATCCGCCAATTAATCCGCGATATGCTGCAAACAATGTACAGCAATGATGGCATTGGGTTGGCTGCACCCCAGGTAGGTATTAATAAACAACTAATTGTCATCGATTGCGAACCTGATAACCCAGACAATCCGCCACTAGTATTAATTAACCCCACCATTAAACAGGTAAGCAGGGAAATCTGTGCCGCGCAAGAAGGTTGTTTGAGCATTCCCGGGGTTTATATGGATGTCAAACGCCCTGAAGTGGTAGAAATCTCTTATAAAGATGAAAATGGTCGTCCTCAAACATTAAAAGCAGGCGACTTACTGGGACGCTGTATTCAACACGAGATGGATCACCTCAACGGTGTAGTATTTGTAGACCGTGTAGATAATTCCTTGACTTTGGCACAGGAGTTATCTAAAAATGGCTTCTCGTATCAAGCTGTGAAACCAGTAGCATAG
- a CDS encoding alpha/beta fold hydrolase produces MQATTVTSTNPIPGQYWQWRGHKIYYVRAGEKRSQRPPLLLVHGFGASTDHWRKNITGLCNDFEVFAIDLLGFGRSAKPKLQYSGDLWRDQLHDFISEVIGEKAVLAGNSLGGYACLCVASQRPDSAAGVVLLNSAGPFSENKSTSEPETLKSQIQPPKQQSPLQKLLGNSVKWIFQQPLAQFLLFQYVRQGWVIRQTLEKVYLDKSVVTDQLVEELARPAYDEGALDVFVSVFSSPKGEKVDVLLKQLTCPLLLLWGEADPWMDAKERSQKFRLYYPELTEHFLKAGHCPHDEVPNQVNPLLREWVLSIAQ; encoded by the coding sequence ATGCAGGCAACTACAGTTACCTCAACAAATCCAATACCTGGACAATACTGGCAATGGCGAGGGCATAAAATTTACTACGTGCGTGCGGGAGAAAAGCGATCGCAGCGTCCGCCGTTGTTGTTGGTACATGGCTTTGGTGCTTCTACAGACCACTGGCGTAAGAATATCACAGGATTGTGCAATGATTTTGAGGTATTTGCGATCGACCTTTTAGGTTTTGGGCGATCGGCTAAACCCAAGTTGCAGTATAGCGGTGATTTGTGGCGCGACCAACTGCATGATTTTATCAGTGAAGTCATCGGTGAAAAAGCAGTATTAGCTGGTAACTCTCTTGGTGGTTATGCTTGCTTGTGTGTTGCTTCTCAACGTCCTGATAGTGCGGCTGGTGTAGTCTTACTCAATAGCGCCGGGCCATTTAGCGAAAATAAATCCACATCAGAACCAGAAACTTTAAAATCACAAATTCAACCTCCCAAGCAACAGTCCCCTTTACAAAAACTTTTGGGTAATAGTGTTAAGTGGATTTTTCAACAACCTTTAGCACAATTTTTATTATTTCAATACGTGCGCCAGGGTTGGGTAATTCGCCAAACTTTAGAAAAGGTATATCTTGACAAAAGTGTAGTCACAGACCAACTAGTAGAAGAACTTGCCCGTCCTGCTTACGATGAGGGCGCGTTGGATGTGTTTGTCTCAGTTTTTAGCAGTCCTAAAGGGGAAAAAGTTGATGTGTTATTAAAGCAATTAACTTGTCCGCTATTACTCTTATGGGGTGAAGCTGATCCTTGGATGGATGCTAAAGAACGTTCTCAAAAGTTTCGTCTCTATTATCCAGAACTCACAGAACATTTTCTCAAGGCTGGTCATTGTCCTCACGATGAAGTCCCAAATCAGGTAAACCCACTTTTACGAGAATGGGTCTTATCAATTGCCCAATAG
- a CDS encoding helix-turn-helix transcriptional regulator → MVKKRVNREQDGGDSPLKALRSELDMSQEEFGRSIGTTARTISRWEAGDTVPTFTVAQMKALDRLLKSKGRTIQDLPDDFGPRGRLPQPES, encoded by the coding sequence ATGGTAAAGAAAAGAGTGAACAGAGAACAAGATGGGGGTGACTCACCCTTGAAAGCCCTTAGAAGTGAACTAGATATGTCTCAAGAAGAATTTGGGCGATCTATTGGTACAACAGCCAGAACTATCAGTAGATGGGAGGCTGGAGATACTGTACCCACGTTCACGGTAGCCCAAATGAAAGCTCTTGACCGACTACTGAAGTCGAAAGGTAGAACTATTCAAGATTTACCTGATGATTTTGGCCCACGCGGTCGATTGCCACAGCCTGAGAGCTAG
- a CDS encoding Maf family protein: MANPQFVLASASPARRRLLQSVGIEPIVSPSDFDESQIQETEPEQLVQILAKCKAETIAPKFPSALVMGCDSVLAIDGKIHGKPADGDEAIARWQMMRGNIGDLYTGHVLIDNTQDITIVKCQITRVYFANISDRTIQAYVATGEPLKCAGAFALEGFGSLFIEKIAGCHSNVIGLSLPLLRQMLKELNYDVTDFWKISH, translated from the coding sequence ATGGCGAATCCGCAATTTGTACTAGCTTCTGCTTCTCCGGCGCGTCGTCGTCTGCTGCAATCTGTAGGTATTGAACCCATTGTTAGCCCTAGTGATTTTGATGAGTCGCAAATCCAAGAGACTGAACCTGAACAGTTGGTGCAAATTCTCGCTAAATGTAAGGCGGAGACTATAGCACCAAAGTTTCCCTCAGCTTTGGTGATGGGGTGCGATTCGGTATTAGCTATTGATGGTAAGATTCACGGTAAGCCAGCAGATGGTGATGAAGCGATCGCTCGTTGGCAAATGATGCGTGGTAATATTGGCGACCTCTATACGGGTCATGTTTTGATTGATAATACACAAGACATTACTATAGTCAAGTGTCAAATCACAAGAGTTTACTTTGCTAATATTAGCGATCGCACCATTCAAGCCTATGTCGCCACAGGTGAACCCCTCAAGTGCGCAGGTGCGTTTGCTTTAGAAGGTTTTGGTAGTTTATTTATAGAAAAAATTGCAGGTTGCCACAGCAATGTAATTGGGTTGAGCTTACCCTTGCTGCGGCAAATGCTAAAAGAATTAAATTATGATGTCACTGATTTTTGGAAAATTAGCCATTAG
- a CDS encoding IS110 family transposase, producing MTIQSTILGIDVSKSSITCHILTQYPKGGLQSYWNKTRNKASSLYPAFYSNPDVKKKQKSAFDFADYLIEIKPDYAILEPTGNHYSRLWASILKKLEIKILWVGHVELRRYRGGKNLPNKSDFADALAMTAYGHDPDHRLETGELNMRYFLMHRPEPIDELRDLCQQLEHLNRVQSPIVNYARQLLAWQFPEVAQSKSGSTKPGLLPPLWAWLAKRLEISPAGKTRIENRYKISIARDYGIEIDPILELHAGWMCDISLYEQHLEARIGEMLNEQVFTPYMRVFDKFGFGLRVRSRLLTRIYPFESFLGVDGKPVIEYEVREVKKTERDRKNGETIVKRLAGETKRIKRNRSRDTFKMRLGMGTTLEQSGDGLIEKASGSTLCRISLWQYILTGVETGRLPDNELTKELLNYRDSLKANVTEQGEKLLGGKHIQGKLMSKVANLLFAELCKIIP from the coding sequence ATGACAATTCAATCAACGATTTTAGGAATTGATGTTAGTAAATCAAGCATAACTTGTCATATTTTAACACAATACCCTAAAGGCGGATTACAGTCTTATTGGAATAAAACAAGGAATAAAGCATCAAGTTTATACCCTGCTTTCTATTCCAATCCAGATGTTAAAAAAAAGCAAAAATCAGCTTTTGATTTTGCAGATTACTTAATAGAAATTAAACCAGACTACGCAATTCTAGAACCAACTGGAAACCACTACTCAAGATTGTGGGCATCTATCCTTAAAAAGTTAGAAATCAAAATCCTGTGGGTGGGTCATGTTGAATTGCGGCGTTACCGAGGTGGTAAAAACTTACCTAATAAAAGTGACTTTGCTGATGCTTTGGCGATGACTGCTTATGGGCATGACCCAGATCACCGATTAGAAACTGGCGAACTAAACATGAGATATTTTCTCATGCACCGCCCAGAACCGATAGATGAACTACGGGATTTATGCCAGCAGCTTGAGCATTTAAACCGCGTTCAGTCGCCTATTGTGAATTATGCTAGGCAACTACTAGCTTGGCAGTTCCCAGAAGTGGCACAAAGCAAAAGCGGATCTACTAAGCCAGGGTTACTCCCACCACTTTGGGCTTGGTTAGCTAAAAGGTTAGAAATTTCACCCGCCGGAAAAACCAGGATAGAAAATCGCTATAAAATATCCATTGCCCGTGATTACGGCATTGAAATTGACCCCATTTTAGAACTTCATGCTGGGTGGATGTGTGACATCTCGCTTTATGAGCAGCACCTAGAAGCAAGAATTGGTGAAATGCTCAATGAGCAAGTGTTTACGCCATACATGAGAGTCTTTGACAAATTTGGTTTTGGCTTACGAGTGCGATCGCGGCTGCTAACTCGAATTTACCCATTCGAGTCATTCTTGGGGGTCGATGGCAAACCTGTCATTGAGTATGAGGTTAGGGAAGTTAAGAAAACTGAGCGCGATCGCAAAAATGGCGAAACCATTGTTAAGCGACTTGCCGGCGAAACTAAACGAATCAAGCGCAACCGCAGCCGTGACACTTTCAAAATGCGCCTGGGTATGGGTACAACCCTTGAGCAGTCAGGAGACGGACTTATTGAGAAAGCCAGTGGCTCGACATTGTGTAGAATTTCGCTGTGGCAGTACATCTTGACTGGTGTAGAAACTGGCCGACTACCAGACAATGAACTCACCAAGGAATTACTCAACTACCGTGATTCACTCAAGGCTAACGTCACTGAACAAGGTGAGAAATTACTAGGTGGAAAGCATATTCAAGGTAAGTTGATGTCTAAAGTTGCAAACTTACTATTTGCTGAATTATGTAAAATCATTCCTTAA